Genomic window (Salvelinus alpinus chromosome 13, SLU_Salpinus.1, whole genome shotgun sequence):
acgagtagagacaggaacgaacagaaggttactaggacaagcgcgcggcgacgcagtgtgagtgagtgcttgctttacctgtctctcaattccccagacagtcaacccgacaacacgcccttcagggagaatcccctcggggtcggtagaagccacagaagaactaaagagacgggataaggcatcaggcttggtgttcttatttcccgggcgataagaaatcacgaactcgaaacgagcgaaaaacaacgcccaacgagcttgacgtgcattaagtcgtttggcagaacggatgtactcaaggttcttatggtcagtccaaacgacaaaaggaacggtcgccccctccaaccactgtcgccattcgcctatggctaagcggatggcgagcagttcgcggttacccacatcatagttgcgttccgatggcgacaggcgatgagaaaaataagcgcaaggatggaccttatcgtcagaatggaagcgctgggacagaatggctcccacgcccacctctgaagcgtcaacctcgacaatgaattgtttagtgacgtcaggagtaacaaggataggagcggatgtaaaacgcttcttgaggagatcaaaagctccctgggcggaaccggaccacttaaagcacgtcttgacagaagtcagagctgtgagaggggcagccacttgaccgaaattacgaatgaaacgccgatagaaattagcgaaaccgagaaagcgctgcaactcgacacgtgacttaggaacgggccaatcgctgacagcctggaccttagcgggatccatctgaatgccctcagcggaaataacagaaccgagaaatgtgacagaggagacatgaaaggcgcacttctcagccttcacgtagagacaattctctaaaaggcgctggagtacacgtcgaacgtgctgaacatgaatctcgagtgacggtgaaaaaatcaggatatcgtcaaggtaaacgaaaacaaagatgttcagcatgtctctcagtacatcattaactaatgcctgaaagacagctggagcattagcgagaccgaacggcagaacccggtattcaaaatgccctaacggagtgttaacttcttgcgactacagggggtgctgttccgaattagcattttgtcgtctccaaattaaactgcctagtactcaattcttgctcgtacaatatgcatattattaattctattggatagaaaacactttctagtttcatacaacgttgaaattatgtctgtgggtgacccagaactctttctacagcgaaatccatgacagacagtgaaaggtctgagagcgaagctctggattcagatcagtttttaaggtctctgtctatcctatggaacgacacgaactgcacccgccttcccctggatgtcagtaaccaatgagaagtggaatgggccttctaggtagctctcagaggttataaaagaccaaggagtgagagtagcccccctttcgacgctcgcccttacgcaggaagggacctccggatgccattttcacaggctcggttatcaacttgaaatgtatccgtctgtaatttaattcgatataggacttagaaacatcataaggtagttaatttaaaccgttttatagcaatttatatccgtttagtgcgattttgatgcATTTCTATGTGAAGCACCGGGCACATTTCGGGGTCCTGGTTGAACGTTAGCGGGCATTTAGACGGAcaaaggacatctttcgaccaaaagaagattatacccaagaaagaatacattgcccaagaatccgatggaaaatcacctcatagtaagtaatatttaatatgataaatcgttgttctgtcgaaatattttaaacgcatatttcgccattttgttttctatcccttcgcttggcgaaccctgtattgcacagtaaggataattttagaaatgtaaatcagcgattgcattaagaactaatttgtctttcgattcctgtcaaccctgtattttttagtcaagtatatgattagctttcaattaaactagatcactctgatagatgacgtcagacatattgaggcttgatttcctagtatttttattgtgtaaccacggttttgtatggctaaatatgcaccttttcgaacaaactgtatatgtatgttgtaaaatgatgttacaggagtgtcatcggaagaattctgagaaggttagtgaaaaaattaatatattttggcggtgattacgttatagcgctctttggctggaatcgatgctctggtaacgtttgcacatgtagtatgctaacttatcgatttattgtgttttcgctgaaaaacgcttagaaaatctgaaatatggtctgaaatcacaagaactgggtctttccattgctatgctttgtctatttttatgaaatgttttatgatgagtaaattggtcatacacgttgctctatctagtaattctagtcgatttgtgatggtcggtgcaattgtaaactgtgatttctacctgaaatatgcacttttttctaacaaaaactatcctataccatgaatatgttatcagactgtcatctgatggttttttttataggttattggctatcaatatcttagttgagccgaattggtgatagcacctgaaggagtaagaaactgatggagttagaatagtggtgtattttgctaacgtgtttagctaatagatttacatattttgtcttccctgtaaaacattttaaaaatctgaaatggtggctttattcacaagatctgtatctttcatctggtgtcttggacttgtgatttaatgatatttagatgctactatctacttgtgaagctatgctagctatgctaatcagtgtgtggggggtggggggtgctcccggatccgggattgatactcgtgaaaggttaaacgccgttttccactcgtccccctctctgatgcgcacgagatggtaagcgttacgaaggtccaacttagtaaagaacctggctccctgcagaatctcgaaggctgacgacataaggggaagcggataacgattcttaaccgttatgtcattcagccctcgataatccacgcaggggcgcagagtaccgtccttcttcttaacaaaaaaaaaccccgctccggcgggagaggaagaaggcaccacggtaccggcgtcgagagaaacagacagataatcctcgagagccttacgttcgggagccgacagagagtatagtctaccccgagggggagtggtccccggaaggagatcaatacaacaatcatacgaccggtgaggaggaagagagttggctctggaccgactgaagaccgtgcgcagatcatgatattcctccggcactcctgtcaaatcaccaggttcctcctgagaagaggggacagaagaaacaggagggatagcagacattaaacacttcacatgacaagaaacgttccaggataggatagaattactagaccaattaatagaaggattatgacatactagccagggatgacccaaaacaacaggtgtaaaaggtgaacgaaaaatcaaaaaggaaatggtctcactgtggttaccagatactgtgagggttaaaggtagtgtctcacatctgatactggggagaagactaccatctaaggcgaacatgggcgtgggcttccctaactgtctgagaggaatgtcatgtttccgagcccatgcttcgtccataaaacaaccctcagccccagagtctatcaaggcactgcaggaagcagccgaaccggtccagcgtagatggaccgacaaggtagtacaggatcttgatggagagacctgagtagtagcgctcaccagtagccctccgcttactgatgagctctggcttttactggacatgacatgacaaaatgtccagcagaaccgcaatagaggcaaaggcggttggtgattctccgttccctctccttagtcgagatgcgaatacctcccagctgcatgggctcagtctctgagccggtgggaggagatggttgagatgcggagagggggaacaccgttaacgcgagctctcttccacgagctcggtgacgaagatctacccgtcgttctatgcggatggcgagtgcaatcaaagagtccacgctggaaggaacctcccgggagagaatctcatccttaacctcagcgtggagtccctccagaaaacgagcgagcaacgccggctcgttccagtcactggaggcagcaagagtgcgaaactctatagagtaatccgttatggatcgatcaccttgacatagggaagccagggccctggaagcctccttcccaaaaactgaacgatcaaaaacccgtatcatctcctctttaaagttctgataatcgttagaacactcagcccttgcctcccagatagctgtgccccacttccgagcccgaccagtaaggagtgatatgacgtaagcgatccgagctctctctctagagtatgtgttgggctggagagagaacacaatatcacactgggtgagaaaggagcgacactcagtgggctgcccagagtaacatggtgggttattaaccctaggttccggagactcggaagaccaggaagtagctggtggcacgagacgaagactctgaaactgtcctgagaggtcggagacctgagcggccagggtctcaacggcatgacgagcagcagacaattcctgctcgtgtctgccgagcattgctccctggaactcgacggcagtgttgcgagaatccgtagtcgctgggtccattcttggtcggatccttctgttatgctggtgaatgaggacccaaaagcgacttaatagaaacagagtctttattccagtcttaaacaaaaaccgatactcctggatattatcttaggtaaatccaaaacaggaaaactgaaatcctctcgtcagtagagaggaacgactggagacgcggccacagactgcaggtcgcttcgggaaggcacaggccgtagctgacatagacacctgctcacacgcagcatctgaagaaggcaaaaacacgacagggcggaacaaggacacagaacagcaaacatcaaacaaggatccgacaaggacagaagcggaaaacagagggagaaatagggactctaatcagagggcaaaataggggacaggtgtgaaagagtaaatgaggtagttaggagaatgaggaacagctgggagcaggaacggaacgatagagagagagagcgagagagggagagaggggggggagagagagggatagaaagagggaaagaacctaataagaccagcagagggaaacgaatagaagggaagcacagggacaagacatgataatcaatgacaaaacatgacagtctgataacatatttatggtataggataggttttgttagaaaaatgtgcatatttcaggtagaaatcacagtttacaattgcaccgaccatcacaactcgactagaattactacagagagcaacgtgtatgacctatttactcatcataaaacatttcataaaaatagacaaagcatagcaatggaaagatacagatcttgtgatttcagacaatatttcagattttctaagcgttttacagcgaaaacacaataaatcgataagttagcataccacatgtgcaaacgttaccagagcatcgattcaagccaaaagagagcgataacgtaatcatcgccaaaatatataaattttttcactaaccttctcagaattcttccgatgacactcctgtaacatcattttacaacatacatatagagtttgttcgaaaatgtgcatatttagccatagaaaaacgtggttatacaatgaaaatagtagcaaatcaagcctcaaaatgtcggacgtcatctttcagagtgatctagtttaatcgaaagctaatcatatacttgactaaaaaatacagggttgacaggaatcgaaagacaaattagttcttaatgcaatcgctgatttacatttctaaaattatccttactgtgcaatacagggttcgccaagtgaagctataacaaacaaaatggcggaatatgcgtttaaaatatttcgacagaacaacgatttatcatattaaatatttcttactatgaggtgattttccatcagattcttgggcaatgtatcctttcttgggtctaatcttcttttggtcgaaagatgtcctctgtcctttgaaatgtccactaacgatcgaccgggaccccgaaacgtgcccaaagcttcaaagtgcaccacaaagaaattcctcaaaatcacactaaacggatataaattgctataaaacggttgaAATTAACTACcgtatgatgtttttaacaactataacgagtaaaaacatgaccggagaaatactactggctaaacaaccatttggaaggaggcaagtccgatgtccatcttgcgtaagacgcgcgaagggaaagaacggtacttccacgttttgttgttttatagtggctctgattgcgcaatcgactccattcaaagcgtcatgacgtcctgacacccagaggaagacgtaggcagtgtcggtttctccatagcatttacaggcaccttaaaaccgaccccagatcaggggtcaaaatttctgaaatctgactccctgtcaggaaaagtgctgtagaagtagttctgtaccactcagagacaaaattccaacggctatagaaactagaaagtgttttctatccaataataacaataatatgcatattgtacgatcaagaattgagcacgaggcagtttaatttggagaccaaaaaatgctaatgcggaacagcaccccctatagttgcaagaagatatcattctcacataggtgttctttttgttAGATCTGTTAGGGCAGTATGACAATTGGACagggtctagggtttctaggataatggtgttgatgtgagccatgaccagcctttcaaagcatttcatggctacagacgtgagtgctactggtcgTTACGCATTAAGGCAGGGTACCttagtgtttttgggcacagggactacggtggtctgcttgaaacatgttggtattacagactcagatagggagaagttgaaaatgtcagtgaatacacttgccagttggtcagcacatgctcggagtacacttcctggtaatccggccttgtgaatgttgacctgtttaaaggtcttactcacatcggctgcggagagcgtgatcacacagttctccggaacagctgatgctctcatgcatgtttcagtgttacttgcctcgaagcgagcatagaagttatttagctcgtctgttaggcttgtgtcactgggcagctcgtggctgtgcttcccattgtagtctgtaatattttgcaagccctgccacatctgatgagCGTCGGAGCTGGAGCAGtaagattcgatcttagtcctgtattgacgctttgcctgtttgatggttcgtcggagggcatagcgggatttcttataagcttctgggttagagtcccgctctttgaaagtggcagctctacactttagctcagagaaaatgttgcctgtaattcatggcttctggttggggtatgtgctTCTGTAGGCaagttaacttcttgtcaattaggggggcgctgttttcactttggaaaaaatcgtgcccaaattaaacggcctcgtactctgttctagatcatacaatatgcatattattattactattggatagccTGCATCTGCTTCTGTAGGCAAGTTATGAAGACAAACCAAgttattcagaaagtattcaaacacctttcttttttccacattttgttttgttaaaaATTGGGATTCAAATGGGTTTAGTTGTCATTTTTGTCAACGATCAACACAAAATGCCctgtaatttcaaagtggaagaaaaattctaaagTTATGAAAGTAAATCTTGATTAGATACAGTAAGTATTCAACTATTCAAGTATTCAacgccctgagtcaatacatgttagaatcatctctcacagcgattacagctgtgattcgGTATGTCTCTAAGtgctttgcacacttggattgtacaatatttgcacattattctttttaaaatcctTCAAACtctatcaagttggttgttgatcattgctagacagacatgttcaagtcttgccatagattttaaagcagatttaagtcaaaactgtaacaagGCAACTCAGGAAAAtgcaatgtcgtcttggtaagcaactccagtgtctatttggccttgtgatttaggttattgtcctgctgaaaggtgtattcatctcccagtgtctggtggaaagcagactgaaccaggtgcCTAGCTCCATTCCCTTTCTTTTAATCCTGAATAACTCCCTTGTCCTTGCCTGCAAAATATAATGtagacaccaccatgcttgaaaatatgaagagtgatactcagtgatgtgttgtgttggatttggtccaaacataacactttatattcaggacatTCATTTCTTTTGTCACATTTTTTTTGTCACAACCTGGAGTCAGACTAGAGATGGACACAATCGTATATGTCAATGATAAGTAGGCATTTACATTGGGTGAGAGGTCAGTTATGTgacaggtgtgttttacctgaacTCACGAGTGTTATTGCCCATGTAGTGGTTGAATCCCaattggcatcctattccctacaataGTCTACTATGTCGACCAGAGCCCTGAGgatcctggtcaaaactagtgtaaTTTGGGAGGCACCACTATCTGTTTGTAAATCATCTACCTGGGCTATGGCAGGACTATCAGTACTATCAGGTGGACTTTGAACCCTCAAACGTTCAAAGTATTGAACAGCCGATATGTAACAGTTTGCAGTCCCCTGCAGAGCGTTGGTAGTGCTATATGGACTCTATAGCACCGGTAAGCCAACTCTTAATGCATATTCTTATTCACCTACACTCAAGTAGTTTGTTATGAAATAGTGTTATTAAGCTGTGCAGACAATACACTCTAATTAACTTATTGACACAAGTATATAACATAATTGTGAAGCTTAATTAGCTGTTATTTAACTATATGTAGCATGAGTGCAAGACTTGATAGGCTTTCAGGTCAATAACGTATTTTACGTCTAGATGTGACTAGTTGAAAACAAGTGAATTTTGTCCTCTTTTTTTCTCTAAGCGTAGACACAATGCATTCCAGCTCTCCCTGGGGAGACCTTTCGTTGCTAAGTCTGGTGtcatttctccttctccttcctgcACCGTCCTGCCATGGAGGAAAAGTCCTGGTCTTTCCTGTCGATGGAAGCCACTGGATCAACATGAAGGTGCTCAATGTTGTGTCTAGGGTTCTGTTAAtgatggatttttaagccttgagacaattgagacatggattgtgtatgtgtgccattcagagggtgaatggggtaAGGCAACAatatttgaacagggtatggtagtagatgccaggcacacttgtttgagtgtgtcaagaactgcaacgtacTGTTTACTTAGTTACATTTGACCAAATCATTCCAGTTACATAggtttatattattatatattatgttGCAGGGCTCGACATACAGGACTGGCCGCTGGCCGGGGGAGGTTATCGGAAACTTTCAGGGCAGTCAGTCATCCATGTCAGTGGCCTGCTTGGAAAACATAacaaataattatatatatatctatacacacacctactcattcaagggtttttctttatttttactatgttctacattgtacaataatagtgaagacatcaaaactatgaaataacacatatggaatcatttagtaaccaaaaaagtgtcaaacaaataaaaatagattttagattattcaaagtagccacactttgccttgataacagctttgcacactcttggcatataaaatatattttggatttgtttaacacttttttggttactacattacaTTACCTTGCATCTTGCTACAAATATCAAGTTATGAATAGTTTAATGTTTTTCTGTCAAAATGCTCTGAGTCAAATCAATCTGTTTTTATTTGCACACAATATAGGTGTAAAACATTTCCAAACTAAATTTGTAAATAGTACTGAAGTAGTTTTCTGCCCGGatacttttttacttttacttgagtagtttcttacttttacttgagtaaattACAATCTAAGTAAAAGTACTTTTACTTAATTTTGGATTTTCAGTACTATGGCCACCTCTGCCAGTGGGCATTTACCGTATGGTGTTCTGATTAATGATGTTCTGTGTTCTGATTGATGATGTTCTGTGTTCTGATTGATGATGTTCTGATTGATGATGTTCTGTGTTCTGATTGATGATGTTCTGATTGATTATGTTCTGTGTTCTGATTGATGATGTTCTGATTGATTATGTTCTGTGTTCTGATTGATGATGTTCTGTGTTCTGATTGATGATGTTCTGATTGATTATGTTCTGTGTTCTGATGGATGATGTTCTGTGTTCTGATTGATGATGTTCTGATTGATGATGTTCTGTGTTCTGATTGATGATGTTCTGATTGATGATGTTCTGTGTTCTGATTGATGATGTTCTGATTGATGATGTTCAGTGTTCTGATTGATGATGATCTGATTGATTATGTTCAGTGTTCTGATTGATGATTTCAAATGAACGATTTCAACCATTTTAATCAGGCCACACCTCACCACAACCACCAAAGTGGGTTTCGACCCTCCAGTACCGGAATGGAAGAACCCTGCATCTCAATGAGACTActgtgtacagtggggcaaaaaagtatttagtcagccaccaattgtgcaagttctcccacttaaaaagatgagagaggcctgtaattttcatcataggtacacttcaactatgacagacaaaatgagaaaaaaaatccagaaaatcacattgtaggatttttaatgaatttatttgcaaattatggtggaaaataagtatttggtcaataacaaaagtttatctcaatactttgttatataccctttgttggcaatgacagaggtcaaacgttttctgtaagtcttcacgaGGTCATCATatttctagcttaaactgacagattttgacgCAAATGTTTTATGTTTCTTAGATTAATGCCTTTTAAAAGGCACATTGTTGACCGCTCTCTACAACATGCCTCTGATTTAATACCAGCCCCTTTGTGAGCTTACTAACGTCACCAATGTGTAGGTACTGATCGAGGAGCTCCATGCCAGAGGCCACACCATCACAGTGGTCAGACCCTCTACCAGCTGGTACATCACCGAGGAGTCACCTCTATACACCTCCATCACCATCAAGGAGAAAGATTCCTTATACAGCTACATCGAAACTTTCCTACAGAATCAACTGAAGGTATGCCTTTGTAACGTGCCTACAGAAGAACCTGAAGGTATGTCTTCATAACGTTCCTACAGAAGAACATGAAGGTTTGATGTGTCTTTATGACTTGTTGATCCATCTATCCAGCCAGCAAACCAGCCAATCAACCATCCAGCCAGACATAATTTATTTTGTCAAAGAGGCATTCAATCTCTGTTAATGTCTTAATTCAGGCTCAGAGAGAGGGGGTATCTTTGCTGAAGTTCTTCCAACTAACCAAGGAGTTCCTCAGTATGATAGAAGAAGCCCACACCTTGGGCTGCGAGATGCTGGCTCGCATGTTCGACGACAAGGAGTTGATGAAGAGTCTCCAGGACGCTCAGTATGACATGATGCTCACCGACCCTAACATCGCTGTAGGGCTGCTGATGGCCCACTACCTCAAACTGCCTGTGGTGCTCAACGCCCGTTGGATCACCAGTGGGGAGGGCCACTTTGCCATCGCCCCCTCTCCCCTGTCATACATCCCGATCACAGGGTCTGGATTCACTGACAAGATGATCTTCGTCCAACGGGTCCAAAACATGCTGCACTACAGCATCATCGTGTATCAGCAGAGGTTCGTAGTTGGGCCGATTTATGATGCAATTTGCTCCAAGTACTTTGAAGAGGGCTGTGACATCATCTCCATGATCCAGGAAGCTGACATCTGGCTGATGAGGTCTGACTTTGTGTTTGACTTCCCCCGTCCCACCATGCCCAACGTCGTCTACATGGGGGGGTTCCAGTGCAAGCCGGCCCAGCCCCTGCCTCCAGAGCTGGAGGAGTTTGTCCAGAGTGCCGGGGAACATGGGGTGATCGTCATGTCTCTGGGGACTCTTGTCAATGCACTTCCTGTTGATATCACAGACCAGATCGCCAGTGTGTTCGCCAAGCTGCCTCAGAAGGTATCCTGATTGTTTTTGATTTTTAGCATTTATATGTAAAGCTCTCTGCAATGTAAGTGATGTAAATGAGAGGttatttaacttttactgcctcagaaacccggatccgggagcaccccccccccccccccccactgactagcatagctagcatagcgtcacaagtaaattgtagcatctaaatatcattaaatcacaagtccaagacaccagatgaaagatacacttcttgtgaatctagccaccatttctgattttttaaatgttttacagggaagacacaatatgtaaatctattagctaaccacgttagcaaaagacaccattttttttactccactatttttccactccatcactagctatcaccaattcgaccaaataaagaaataaatagccactaaccaagaaaaaacctcatcagatgacagtctgataacatatttattgtatagcataggttttgttagaaaaatgtgcatatttcaggtataaatcatagtttgccattgcagccaccatcacaaatctcccaaagcgactagaattactacagagagcaacgtgtattaccaatttactcatcataaaacatttcataaaaatagacaaagcatagcaatggaaagacacagatcttgtgaattcagacaatttttcagattttctaagcgttttacagcgaaaacacaataaatcgttatattagcataccacatgtgcaaacgttaccccagcctgaattcaaggcaaagggagcgataacgttatcatcaccaaaatatattaattttttcactaaccttctcagaattcttccgatgacactcctgtaacatcatattacaacatacatatagagtttgttcgaaaatgtgcatatttagccacaaaaaaacgtggttatacaatgagaatagtagcaaaactggcctgaaaatgtcgggcgccatctttgagagtgatctagtctaatcgataactaatcataaacttgactaaaaaatacagggttgacaggaatcgaaagacaaattagttcttaatgcaatcgctgaattacatttctaaaattatccttactgtgcaataccgggtccaaagcgaagctacacaaaacaaaatggcgatatatgcgtttaacatttttcaacagaacagcgatttatcatcataaatagttcttactatgagctgttcttccatcagaatcttgggcaatgtatcctttctccggtctaatcgtcttttggtcgaaagatgtcctcttgtcccgttgaaatggccactaacgttcggtatgtacaggaaaagtgcccagctcatggaaggacgtcacaaataaatgcctcaaaatcgcactaaacggatataaattgctataaaattgtttaaattaactaccttatgatgtttttaacacctataacgagtaaaaacatgaccggcgatatattactggctaaaccaaggcttggaaagaggccagtccgacgtccatcgtgcGTCGAGCGCAGGGTCCAAAAGAAAGCTTCttccggtctttggtgttttatacaggccctgattgcgcaatcgactcc
Coding sequences:
- the LOC139537950 gene encoding UDP-glucuronosyltransferase 2A2-like codes for the protein MHSSSPWGDLSLLSLVSFLLLLPAPSCHGGKVLVFPVDGSHWINMKVLIEELHARGHTITVVRPSTSWYITEESPLYTSITIKEKDSLYSYIETFLQNQLKAQREGVSLLKFFQLTKEFLSMIEEAHTLGCEMLARMFDDKELMKSLQDAQYDMMLTDPNIAVGLLMAHYLKLPVVLNARWITSGEGHFAIAPSPLSYIPITGSGFTDKMIFVQRVQNMLHYSIIVYQQRFVVGPIYDAICSKYFEEGCDIISMIQEADIWLMRSDFVFDFPRPTMPNVVYMGGFQCKPAQPLPPELEEFVQSAGEHGVIVMSLGTLVNALPVDITDQIASVFAKLPQKVIWRHRGKIPSTLGNNTLLVDWMPQKDLLGHPQTRAFVAHGGTNGIQEAIYHGTPVLGIPLFFDQYDNLLRLQERGAAKILELAMFNGPNFQQALNQVLTHAPYRENMQRLSHLHRDQPIKPMDKAVFWLEFVMRHKGASHLRMSANRMPWYSYHSVDVLLLLLAAGGGVLLSAGLLIRILWRTCRKNRNKTKQH